In a single window of the Roseiconus lacunae genome:
- a CDS encoding DUF1501 domain-containing protein yields the protein MNQSSNYYSANLLNRRRLLQRGAILGGGLLTSTKTDGEESIQSDQSDQGLIRGQADHVISIWLGGGMGQIDTFDPKAKGDPKSKRPGAYYDAIETSVSGVQVCEHLSKMAGLMEHVTAVRSVHHDMIDEHAAATNRMHTGRPISGTITYPSIGSIIAHERGANSDTAPPYVLIGYPNVTRGPGFLGARDGYLYLTDTSKGPAGLSRPEGVTHKRQSRRERFLATLRRGNEGAIDKAVADYEQAIEQSLKLSGPEFNRVFELDREPDSLRNRYGGEFGQRCLLSRRLIERGVRFIEVSHNLNFLNGSGWDVHNGGILQQHQLIQELDLAVGTLIEDLHSKKLLDKTLIVITTEFGRPPGFDSGGGRGHQGTAFTCVLAGGGLNHRGAYGQTDELSRKIVADPVGVPDFFATLCAAVSVDYRKNLYAGDRPVPITDRGQPISDLFS from the coding sequence ATGAATCAATCGTCCAATTATTACAGCGCAAACTTGTTAAACCGTCGTCGCTTGCTGCAACGCGGCGCGATACTTGGCGGTGGGTTGCTGACCTCAACAAAGACCGATGGTGAGGAATCGATTCAGTCCGATCAATCTGATCAGGGGCTGATTCGGGGTCAAGCCGATCATGTGATCTCGATTTGGCTTGGTGGTGGCATGGGGCAGATCGATACCTTTGACCCGAAGGCCAAGGGGGATCCAAAAAGTAAACGTCCCGGTGCCTACTATGATGCGATTGAAACATCGGTCTCGGGCGTCCAGGTCTGTGAACACCTGTCGAAAATGGCGGGGCTAATGGAACATGTGACAGCCGTTCGCAGTGTTCATCATGACATGATCGACGAACATGCCGCGGCCACCAATCGAATGCATACCGGTCGTCCGATCAGCGGAACGATCACGTATCCTTCGATCGGATCCATCATCGCGCACGAACGAGGTGCCAATTCAGATACCGCTCCACCGTATGTCCTGATCGGATACCCCAACGTCACTCGTGGTCCGGGCTTTTTAGGGGCTCGCGATGGGTATTTATATCTGACCGACACCAGTAAAGGTCCCGCGGGTCTATCGCGTCCCGAGGGGGTGACTCACAAACGGCAAAGTCGTCGAGAACGATTCCTTGCCACTCTTCGTCGCGGCAACGAAGGGGCGATCGACAAAGCGGTCGCGGATTATGAACAAGCGATCGAACAGAGCTTAAAATTAAGCGGCCCAGAATTTAACCGCGTCTTCGAACTTGATCGCGAACCCGATTCGCTTCGAAATCGATATGGTGGCGAGTTCGGTCAACGCTGTTTACTCAGCCGACGATTGATTGAACGCGGCGTGCGATTTATCGAAGTATCACACAATTTGAATTTCCTGAACGGTTCGGGCTGGGATGTTCACAACGGGGGCATCCTGCAACAACACCAGTTGATTCAAGAACTGGACTTGGCGGTTGGGACATTGATCGAGGACCTGCATTCAAAGAAGTTATTGGACAAGACCTTGATCGTGATCACGACTGAATTCGGTCGACCACCAGGATTCGATTCCGGTGGCGGGCGCGGTCATCAAGGTACGGCGTTTACCTGCGTCCTTGCCGGTGGTGGGTTGAATCACCGCGGTGCCTATGGGCAAACCGATGAACTTTCCCGCAAGATCGTAGCGGATCCGGTCGGCGTGCCTGATTTCTTTGCCACGCTCTGTGCCGCCGTCTCAGTCGATTACCGGAAAAATCTTTATGCCGGCGATCGCCCGGTTCCGATCACCGACCGCGGTCAACCGATCAGCGATCTGTTCAGCTAA
- a CDS encoding GlsB/YeaQ/YmgE family stress response membrane protein, producing the protein MLIPIIGWMLFGLLIGAVARLLVPGPQPMGLLMTMLLGVAGSFTGGFVAYLIFGGTPFQAVGWIGSLIGAVALLLIAQRTSRRTTV; encoded by the coding sequence ATGTTGATTCCAATTATTGGCTGGATGCTATTCGGATTGTTGATTGGCGCGGTCGCTCGTTTGCTGGTTCCAGGTCCACAGCCAATGGGACTGTTGATGACCATGCTATTGGGCGTCGCGGGATCGTTTACTGGCGGATTCGTCGCCTATCTAATCTTTGGCGGAACGCCGTTCCAAGCGGTTGGCTGGATTGGATCGTTGATCGGTGCCGTCGCTCTTCTGCTGATTGCCCAACGAACGAGTCGACGCACAACGGTTTGA
- a CDS encoding sulfatase-like hydrolase/transferase, with protein sequence MPATVIRLVRGPRCVKIFGCLFLVVLLSKLNLCADDRVTAQRPNLIVVMVDDMGYEGISCFGNPYFETPEIDRFAAEGIRLTDFHSSGTVCSPTRAGLLTGRYQQRAGIEAVIHPHSDHPEHRKGLQISEVTFAEKLKAAGYVTGLIGKWHQGYPQNSEEYHPDNHGFDHFIGYHSGNIDFVSHIGDHNRHDWWVGREETKMEGYSTHLINDATVDFVRQHAAQRQPFCLYVAHEAIHNPVQVPGDPVRRTESEWNRWDWRKVSPEERIAKYKGMTLPIDDGMGRLRRLLNELDIAENTLLLFFSDNGPAGDFPSGSPNLRGGKGTVYEGGHKVPAFAWWPGRIQAGTHSDECLISLDVMPTLLAVAGVTPEGGRPLDGVDLSPVLFAQQTLPSRKLFWASLSNRGQRSEAMRHGPWKLVVQHPKADPGTFENEHAELYHLGNDPAEEIDVAKREPERTKRMLEELKTWYAETQQSATEQPGGWNR encoded by the coding sequence ATGCCCGCAACCGTCATTCGGTTGGTCCGAGGGCCGCGTTGTGTCAAGATATTCGGCTGTCTGTTCCTTGTCGTATTGCTCAGCAAATTGAATCTGTGTGCCGACGATCGTGTTACGGCTCAACGCCCCAACTTGATTGTCGTGATGGTTGATGACATGGGGTATGAAGGGATCAGTTGTTTTGGAAACCCCTACTTCGAAACACCTGAAATCGACCGATTCGCTGCAGAGGGAATTAGGTTGACCGACTTTCATTCTTCCGGAACCGTCTGTTCACCAACCCGCGCAGGACTACTGACAGGGCGCTATCAACAACGCGCAGGGATCGAGGCGGTGATCCACCCGCACTCGGATCATCCGGAGCATCGCAAAGGCTTGCAGATCAGCGAGGTGACATTCGCCGAAAAATTAAAGGCAGCTGGCTATGTGACCGGGCTAATCGGTAAATGGCATCAAGGGTATCCGCAGAATTCCGAAGAGTATCATCCCGACAACCACGGGTTCGACCATTTCATCGGCTATCACAGTGGTAACATTGATTTCGTCAGTCACATCGGCGACCACAATCGTCATGACTGGTGGGTCGGTCGCGAAGAGACAAAAATGGAGGGCTATTCGACGCACCTGATTAATGATGCGACAGTCGATTTTGTCAGACAGCACGCAGCCCAACGGCAACCGTTTTGCTTGTACGTCGCCCACGAAGCAATTCACAATCCGGTCCAAGTTCCGGGGGATCCTGTCCGACGCACCGAATCAGAATGGAACCGATGGGACTGGCGAAAGGTCTCACCCGAGGAGCGAATTGCAAAATACAAGGGAATGACTCTTCCGATTGATGATGGCATGGGGCGACTGCGACGGTTATTAAACGAACTTGACATCGCCGAAAATACGCTTCTGTTGTTCTTTTCAGACAATGGCCCAGCCGGCGACTTTCCCAGTGGCAGTCCGAATCTGCGTGGCGGCAAGGGCACAGTGTATGAGGGTGGCCACAAAGTCCCCGCGTTTGCTTGGTGGCCGGGACGGATTCAAGCGGGGACGCATAGCGACGAGTGCCTGATCAGCTTAGATGTGATGCCGACCCTACTCGCCGTCGCTGGCGTTACTCCCGAAGGCGGTCGCCCACTCGACGGAGTCGATCTTTCACCAGTCCTTTTTGCACAACAAACACTGCCGAGCCGAAAACTCTTTTGGGCATCACTTTCCAATCGAGGCCAGCGGAGTGAAGCGATGCGACATGGGCCATGGAAGTTGGTGGTTCAGCATCCAAAGGCCGACCCAGGAACGTTCGAGAACGAACATGCCGAGCTATACCATTTGGGAAACGACCCCGCCGAAGAAATCGACGTTGCAAAACGTGAGCCTGAACGCACGAAGCGAATGCTCGAAGAGCTCAAGACTTGGTACGCAGAAACGCAGCAATCAGCGACTGAGCAACCCGGCGGTTGGAATCGCTGA
- a CDS encoding sulfatase family protein, whose protein sequence is MRIAGITDACRQLACLALLALSPLGMFIGNVRQAHAADCPNIVFIFTDDHCTQALSAYDPSRISTPNMDRIAREGMRFDRCYVTNGICGPSRAVIQTGKYSHVNGFIRNGNRFNGDQQTFPKLLQKAGYQTAVIGKWHLVTTPQGYDYYDVLKGQGPYYNPPMITEGENGEPVTRKHTGYTTEIITKKTLDWLKKDRDDDKPFMVMYQHKAPHRNWRPAPKYLNWLDDVTVPEPETLWDDYKGRTQAASKQQMTVRDHLNANDLKLSGYGNMNEEQKKVWDAAYQPKNEAFLKARDAMTEEEVIKWKYQRYVKDYLRCVKSVDDGIGEILDYLDESGLAENTVVIYSSDQGWYLGEHGWYDKRWMYEESLRTPLLVRWPNVVEPGSTNDDITSNLDFAETFLDLAGVSVPDDMQGRSLVPLLKGNTPADWRDVFYYHYYENPGAHNVARHYGVTDGRHKLIRYYALEGKKIDDWELFDLKADPNELQSVYGSTDYETVQQRLKDQLDAAQQQFGVPEDTNLGRPQRRR, encoded by the coding sequence ATGCGAATTGCAGGAATTACTGATGCCTGCCGGCAGCTCGCTTGCTTGGCACTGCTCGCTCTTTCCCCACTGGGGATGTTCATTGGCAACGTCCGGCAAGCTCATGCCGCAGACTGTCCGAACATTGTCTTCATTTTCACCGACGATCACTGCACCCAGGCGTTGAGCGCATACGACCCGTCACGAATCTCGACGCCCAACATGGATCGAATCGCTCGCGAAGGCATGCGTTTTGATCGATGCTATGTCACTAACGGAATCTGTGGACCAAGTCGAGCGGTCATCCAAACGGGAAAGTACAGCCATGTGAACGGCTTCATCCGCAATGGCAATCGATTTAATGGTGATCAGCAGACGTTTCCAAAGTTGCTGCAGAAAGCGGGCTATCAAACCGCCGTCATCGGCAAATGGCACCTCGTCACCACGCCTCAAGGCTACGACTACTACGACGTGCTAAAAGGTCAGGGACCGTACTACAATCCACCAATGATCACCGAGGGTGAAAACGGTGAACCGGTCACGCGAAAACACACCGGCTACACCACCGAAATCATCACCAAGAAAACCCTCGATTGGCTGAAGAAAGATCGAGACGATGACAAGCCTTTTATGGTCATGTACCAACATAAGGCGCCGCACCGAAACTGGCGCCCTGCACCGAAGTACCTGAACTGGCTCGATGATGTGACTGTCCCCGAACCAGAAACACTATGGGACGATTACAAGGGCCGTACACAAGCGGCAAGCAAACAACAAATGACCGTTCGTGACCATTTGAACGCGAACGATTTGAAGTTGTCCGGATACGGCAACATGAACGAAGAGCAGAAGAAGGTGTGGGATGCCGCCTACCAACCCAAAAACGAAGCGTTCCTGAAAGCTCGGGACGCGATGACCGAAGAAGAGGTCATCAAGTGGAAATACCAACGTTATGTCAAAGACTATCTTCGCTGCGTCAAAAGCGTTGACGATGGGATTGGCGAGATCCTTGATTATTTGGACGAGTCCGGCTTGGCCGAAAACACCGTCGTGATCTACTCCTCCGATCAAGGTTGGTACCTTGGCGAACACGGTTGGTACGACAAACGCTGGATGTATGAGGAATCACTGCGAACACCGCTACTCGTCCGTTGGCCGAACGTCGTAGAGCCCGGATCGACGAACGACGACATTACTTCCAACTTAGACTTTGCCGAAACGTTTCTTGATCTTGCCGGTGTCAGTGTTCCCGACGATATGCAGGGTCGTTCTTTGGTGCCGCTGCTGAAGGGCAACACACCAGCCGATTGGCGTGACGTGTTTTATTACCACTACTATGAAAATCCTGGGGCCCATAACGTCGCACGGCACTACGGAGTCACCGACGGACGCCACAAGTTGATTCGCTACTACGCGCTCGAGGGAAAGAAGATTGACGACTGGGAACTGTTCGATTTGAAGGCCGATCCGAACGAACTGCAAAGCGTTTATGGCAGCACCGATTATGAGACGGTCCAGCAGCGATTGAAGGATCAGCTTGACGCTGCCCAACAACAATTCGGTGTCCCCGAAGACACTAACCTTGGTCGCCCCCAACGTCGTCGCTAA
- a CDS encoding 3-keto-disaccharide hydrolase codes for MIRFSMLRLIRTALPILLLAGASMAAAQENNGKGPAYTEPPQDDANYHLMGEFAGRLKQGENKGQTLAIQIRPIKGDQFQAIAFFGGLPGQDGHETQEMRLIGLRSGDNVVLSGGPWGIFVDPKGCNIVASSGKLLGRLKRVNRVSRTLGAQPPKDAVVIFDGQSVDNFVGGEMTENGLLKEGALISPMFQDFDMHVEFRLPYMPLADGQQRGNSGLYLQSRYECQVLDSFGTEKMFNGLGALYRMKAPDLNMAFPPLVWQTYDLSFTAPRWASDGKKIRDAHITSWVNGVKVQDNVALPSKTGAGKAEEPLLLPINIQDHGDPVRFRNIWIVDRGISQAEFPVITSPKERKEAAALEWNETSNEEAAEDDSEQAEKSDVDAKPEATQEEKSSDAGSDQ; via the coding sequence ATGATTCGATTTTCGATGCTTCGATTAATCCGGACCGCGCTTCCGATTCTTCTTCTCGCCGGTGCTTCAATGGCAGCGGCACAAGAGAACAACGGCAAGGGCCCTGCCTACACCGAACCGCCGCAAGACGATGCCAACTACCACCTAATGGGTGAATTTGCCGGTCGTTTGAAGCAGGGCGAAAACAAGGGGCAAACACTCGCGATTCAAATTCGCCCCATCAAAGGCGACCAGTTCCAAGCGATCGCGTTCTTTGGAGGACTTCCCGGTCAAGACGGCCACGAAACCCAAGAGATGCGGTTAATCGGACTGCGTTCCGGCGACAACGTCGTGCTTTCGGGCGGCCCGTGGGGCATCTTTGTCGACCCCAAGGGCTGCAACATCGTCGCGTCTAGCGGAAAACTGCTCGGGCGTTTGAAACGCGTCAATCGCGTCAGCCGCACCCTGGGTGCACAACCGCCCAAGGACGCCGTGGTTATCTTCGATGGCCAATCGGTCGACAACTTTGTCGGAGGCGAAATGACCGAGAACGGCCTACTGAAAGAAGGCGCGTTGATTTCGCCAATGTTCCAGGACTTCGACATGCACGTTGAGTTTCGCTTGCCATACATGCCCCTTGCCGATGGGCAGCAACGCGGCAACAGCGGGCTGTACCTGCAAAGCCGGTATGAATGCCAAGTACTCGATTCGTTCGGTACCGAGAAGATGTTCAACGGCCTTGGTGCCCTCTACCGAATGAAAGCTCCCGATCTAAACATGGCATTCCCACCGCTGGTTTGGCAAACGTACGACTTGTCATTTACCGCACCACGCTGGGCATCCGACGGAAAAAAGATTCGTGACGCCCACATCACCAGTTGGGTCAACGGCGTTAAGGTTCAAGATAACGTTGCCCTGCCGAGTAAAACCGGTGCTGGTAAAGCGGAAGAGCCTTTGTTGTTGCCAATCAACATTCAAGATCACGGTGACCCGGTTCGCTTTCGAAACATTTGGATCGTCGACCGTGGGATCAGCCAAGCAGAGTTCCCAGTCATTACCTCGCCCAAAGAACGCAAAGAAGCCGCAGCGTTGGAGTGGAACGAAACTTCGAATGAAGAAGCCGCCGAGGATGATTCCGAGCAGGCAGAGAAGTCCGATGTGGACGCCAAACCAGAAGCTACGCAGGAAGAGAAATCTTCCGATGCGGGCAGTGACCAGTAA
- a CDS encoding LpxI family protein gives MPPPVGLIAGWGSFPVEVAQQIVMSGGRVCCIAITGHASPELESICDHVKWSGVGKIGAHVRYFRRHEVRDVTMAGKLFKSDLLFQGSVWIKHFPDLTAIRTFGPCLLGKRRDSRDDSLLSAVTRTYARSSMNVCPATDFAPDLLIKEGLLTGSTLDEHEQQDAMAGWQVAKQMGGMDIGQSITIKDATVLAVEAVEGTDACIERTGQLCRRGGWTLVKVSKPNQDMRFDVPTFGPQTIQRVAENGGKTIVIEANKTILVEREETIRLANKHGIKIVAFDAATIENHLPTVRHITAA, from the coding sequence ATGCCGCCGCCAGTTGGCTTGATCGCCGGCTGGGGATCGTTTCCTGTCGAAGTCGCTCAACAGATCGTGATGTCCGGCGGTCGTGTGTGTTGTATCGCGATTACCGGCCATGCCAGTCCCGAGCTTGAATCGATTTGTGACCATGTGAAGTGGTCTGGGGTCGGAAAGATTGGGGCCCACGTGCGTTACTTTCGCCGGCATGAGGTTCGTGACGTGACGATGGCCGGCAAACTGTTTAAATCGGATCTTCTATTTCAGGGGAGTGTCTGGATCAAGCACTTTCCCGATCTCACGGCGATTCGAACCTTCGGCCCGTGCCTACTGGGAAAACGTCGTGATTCGCGCGACGATAGTTTGTTGTCGGCCGTTACCCGTACCTATGCAAGAAGCTCAATGAATGTCTGCCCGGCAACCGATTTCGCTCCAGACCTGTTGATCAAAGAAGGCTTGCTCACCGGGTCCACTTTGGACGAACACGAACAACAAGACGCTATGGCCGGATGGCAAGTCGCCAAGCAAATGGGCGGCATGGATATTGGCCAATCGATCACGATCAAAGACGCGACGGTGTTGGCCGTCGAAGCTGTCGAAGGAACCGACGCATGTATCGAGCGGACCGGACAGCTTTGCCGTCGCGGTGGCTGGACCCTGGTCAAGGTCAGTAAGCCGAACCAAGACATGCGGTTCGATGTTCCGACCTTTGGACCGCAAACCATTCAGCGTGTTGCCGAGAACGGTGGCAAGACAATTGTCATCGAAGCCAACAAAACGATCCTCGTCGAACGCGAGGAGACGATTCGTTTGGCGAACAAACATGGAATCAAAATCGTCGCGTTCGATGCCGCGACGATCGAAAACCATCTTCCGACGGTGCGGCACATCACGGCCGCATGA
- the lpxD gene encoding UDP-3-O-(3-hydroxymyristoyl)glucosamine N-acyltransferase → MAIRLDELSQLVGGTLHGDGTALCHGANPLELAAANEITLVVQPTPQVREIAALAIVTAKLIEECECPQLLVDDPHAAFAQIVRQFRPPLPVQISNEGTASNARIADSASIHPSATIAADVVVGERTLVMPGVVIMSGCTIGSDCVLHPNVTLYTHTRIGDRVRIHASSTLGADGFGYRFEGGRHVPASQLGYVEIESDVDIGAGVTIDRGTYGATRVGEGTKIDNQVMIAHNCQIGRHNLICSQVGIAGSCQTGDHVILAGQVGLKDHIRLGDGAIVGAKAGVMDNCDGGQVYLGAPAMPQRDQMQIFALQRKLPEMRRELKAMRKQIATLQAALPESGSNERAA, encoded by the coding sequence ATGGCAATTCGACTGGACGAGCTAAGCCAATTGGTAGGTGGTACCCTCCACGGCGATGGAACTGCGCTATGTCATGGCGCGAATCCGTTGGAGTTGGCCGCCGCTAACGAGATCACCCTGGTTGTCCAACCGACACCGCAGGTTCGTGAGATTGCGGCGTTGGCAATCGTGACCGCCAAATTGATCGAGGAATGCGAGTGTCCTCAATTGCTCGTGGATGATCCTCACGCCGCGTTTGCCCAGATCGTAAGACAATTTCGACCGCCGCTTCCTGTCCAAATTTCGAACGAAGGAACCGCGTCGAACGCTCGCATCGCAGATTCGGCATCGATTCACCCCAGTGCCACCATCGCCGCCGACGTGGTCGTCGGTGAGCGAACATTAGTGATGCCAGGTGTGGTGATCATGAGCGGTTGCACGATCGGATCGGATTGTGTGCTGCATCCGAACGTCACGCTTTACACGCACACTCGAATCGGCGACCGAGTACGGATTCACGCATCTTCGACGCTGGGGGCCGACGGGTTTGGTTATCGATTTGAAGGTGGACGCCACGTCCCAGCATCCCAGCTTGGGTACGTGGAAATTGAATCAGACGTTGATATCGGCGCCGGTGTGACGATTGATCGGGGGACTTATGGCGCGACACGAGTCGGCGAAGGGACAAAGATTGATAACCAAGTCATGATCGCGCACAACTGTCAGATCGGTCGGCACAATCTGATTTGCAGTCAAGTCGGAATCGCAGGTTCGTGCCAAACCGGTGACCATGTGATCCTTGCCGGACAAGTCGGCTTGAAAGATCACATCCGACTCGGTGACGGAGCCATCGTCGGCGCCAAGGCCGGCGTGATGGACAACTGCGACGGCGGCCAGGTTTACTTGGGGGCTCCCGCGATGCCACAGCGTGACCAGATGCAGATCTTCGCATTACAACGCAAGCTTCCGGAAATGCGACGTGAGTTAAAAGCAATGCGAAAACAGATCGCGACGCTACAGGCGGCGTTACCGGAGTCCGGATCCAATGAGCGAGCGGCTTAA
- a CDS encoding FKBP-type peptidyl-prolyl cis-trans isomerase: MADKISLVWCSAALMLIVSGCRSNAKRSPDIVADIPMPEVETPPASASPWESLTFVHRPEFQQGTGPIDPGDLPGFTATDSGLRYRVLRQSSGKKPSADDTVTVNYRGWLNSGRVFDSSYERGKPTTFPLGSVVAGWTEGLQLVGEGGMIELWIPSKLGYGERGSPGSIPPHSHLHFIVELIDVE, from the coding sequence ATGGCGGATAAAATAAGTTTGGTATGGTGCTCAGCGGCCTTGATGCTCATCGTCTCGGGGTGTCGTTCGAACGCAAAGCGAAGCCCGGACATCGTTGCCGACATCCCGATGCCAGAAGTCGAAACGCCACCCGCATCGGCATCGCCATGGGAGTCTTTGACGTTCGTCCATCGACCAGAGTTTCAGCAGGGTACCGGGCCAATTGACCCGGGTGACTTGCCAGGCTTCACGGCGACCGATTCCGGACTGAGATATCGTGTCTTAAGACAATCTTCTGGAAAGAAGCCCAGTGCTGACGATACCGTGACAGTCAACTATCGCGGCTGGCTCAATAGTGGAAGGGTGTTTGACAGTTCTTACGAACGCGGCAAACCAACCACATTTCCACTGGGAAGCGTCGTCGCCGGCTGGACCGAAGGACTGCAACTCGTCGGTGAAGGGGGAATGATCGAGCTTTGGATTCCGTCCAAACTTGGCTATGGTGAACGTGGTTCCCCAGGCTCGATTCCTCCCCATTCGCATCTCCACTTCATTGTCGAATTAATTGATGTGGAATAG